In Arthrobacter sp. StoSoilB5, one genomic interval encodes:
- a CDS encoding cupin domain-containing protein: MSISAENTTHESVAASHALPEPTPEEQAQLDQLYKDFETENLIPLWTEIGDLMPMVPTPKAVPHVWRWNDLYPLAARAGDLVPVGRGGERRAIALANPGLAGTPYATPTLWAAIQYLGAHETAPEHRHSQNAFRFVVEGEGVWTVVNGDPVAMRRGDFLLTPGWNFHGHHNDTDQPMAWIDGLDIPFVHYADAGFFEFGTERVTDEATPDISRSERLWAHPGLRPLSGLQDTTNSPIAAYRWEHTDAALREQLLLEDEGHPATVSQGHAAIRYSNPTTGGDVMPTIRAEFHRLRAGATTEPLREVGSSVWQVFEGTGTAVLNGETKQLAKGDLFVVPSWQEWSLQADTQFDLFLFSDAPIFERLNFNRSYTEGRK; the protein is encoded by the coding sequence GTGTCCATCAGCGCCGAGAACACGACTCATGAATCTGTGGCCGCCAGCCACGCCCTACCGGAGCCGACCCCCGAGGAACAGGCGCAGCTGGACCAGCTGTACAAGGACTTCGAAACGGAGAACCTGATCCCGCTGTGGACGGAGATCGGTGATCTGATGCCGATGGTCCCGACTCCGAAGGCCGTCCCGCACGTGTGGCGTTGGAATGACCTGTACCCGCTTGCCGCGCGTGCCGGGGACCTGGTGCCCGTTGGCCGGGGTGGCGAGCGGCGCGCCATCGCCCTGGCGAACCCCGGCCTGGCCGGCACCCCGTACGCGACGCCGACGTTGTGGGCGGCGATCCAGTACCTGGGTGCCCACGAGACGGCCCCGGAGCACCGGCACTCCCAGAACGCGTTCCGTTTCGTCGTCGAAGGCGAAGGCGTGTGGACGGTGGTGAACGGCGATCCCGTGGCGATGCGCCGCGGTGATTTCCTGCTCACCCCGGGCTGGAACTTCCACGGCCACCACAACGACACCGACCAGCCCATGGCATGGATCGACGGCCTGGATATCCCGTTCGTGCACTACGCGGACGCCGGGTTCTTCGAGTTCGGCACCGAGCGCGTCACGGACGAGGCCACGCCTGACATTTCGCGGTCCGAGCGTCTCTGGGCCCACCCCGGCCTGCGTCCGCTCTCCGGGCTGCAGGACACCACCAACTCTCCCATCGCCGCCTACCGGTGGGAACACACCGACGCCGCCCTCCGCGAGCAGCTTTTGCTGGAGGATGAGGGCCACCCGGCCACGGTGTCCCAGGGCCACGCCGCCATCCGGTACTCGAACCCCACCACCGGCGGGGACGTCATGCCCACCATCCGCGCCGAGTTCCACCGCCTCCGGGCCGGCGCGACCACCGAACCGTTGCGGGAGGTTGGTTCCAGTGTGTGGCAGGTCTTCGAAGGCACCGGCACCGCAGTCCTGAACGGCGAGACCAAGCAGCTGGCCAAGGGCGACCTGTTCGTGGTCCCGTCCTGGCAGGAATGGTCCCTGCAAGCAGACACACAGTTTGATCTTTTCCTTTTCAGCGACGCCCCCATCTTCGAACGACTGAACTTCAACCGCAGCTACACCGAAGGACGCAAGTAA
- a CDS encoding IclR family transcriptional regulator, which yields MQNKPATQSNRKPVQKRPTYSIEAVDNALQLLQLLRDGGALRLKDAAAELGVAPSTAHRLLAMLVYRGFAVQDENRRYVPGPAMGVGPAGLSWTRLLRDLALPHMELLSARLDETVNLMVRVGTKVRFLATVEGSNVLRIGDRQGTVMPADKTSGGKAMLAELEPAMIEQLFRSQNAEIGGDTIPDAEYAAFIRELDSIRNNGFAANFEGTEEGVSALGMAVHNRHGQIVGALSVATPATRFRKVFDAGLVAALRETCRQLEIDIAANPAEPE from the coding sequence GTGCAGAACAAGCCAGCCACCCAGTCCAACCGGAAGCCCGTACAGAAGCGGCCCACGTATTCCATTGAGGCAGTAGACAACGCCTTGCAGCTCCTCCAGCTCCTCCGTGACGGCGGCGCGCTCCGCCTCAAGGACGCAGCAGCAGAGCTCGGAGTGGCTCCCTCAACGGCCCATCGGCTCCTGGCAATGCTCGTTTACCGGGGCTTCGCGGTCCAGGACGAGAACCGCCGCTATGTCCCGGGACCAGCCATGGGCGTCGGGCCCGCCGGCCTGAGCTGGACCAGGCTGCTGAGGGATTTGGCGCTGCCGCACATGGAACTCCTGTCCGCACGGCTCGATGAGACGGTCAACCTGATGGTCCGCGTGGGCACCAAGGTCCGCTTCCTCGCAACAGTGGAAGGCAGCAACGTCCTGCGTATCGGAGACCGTCAGGGGACCGTCATGCCAGCGGACAAGACCTCGGGCGGGAAGGCGATGCTCGCCGAGCTGGAACCCGCGATGATCGAACAACTCTTCCGCAGCCAGAATGCCGAAATCGGCGGCGACACGATCCCGGACGCAGAGTACGCCGCGTTTATCCGCGAACTGGACAGCATCCGGAACAACGGCTTCGCAGCCAACTTCGAGGGCACAGAGGAAGGAGTCAGCGCCCTCGGGATGGCCGTCCATAACCGGCACGGGCAGATAGTTGGGGCGCTCAGCGTCGCCACGCCTGCCACCCGGTTCCGCAAAGTGTTCGACGCCGGTTTGGTCGCCGCCCTCCGGGAAACCTGCCGGCAGCTGGAGATCGACATCGCAGCCAACCCGGCAGAACCCGAATAG
- a CDS encoding aromatic acid/H+ symport family MFS transporter has translation MNHTLPAAASQRPTADLGHMAPRFSKGSALAVLVCWLLVVFDGYDLIVYGTVQSSLISETGWGLTKATAGTIGSMAFLGMMIGAIFAGRMADSWGRRKTILGCAIAFSVFTVLCALAPNAAVFGALRLLAGIGLGGLVPSANALVAELVPAKWRSTIATLMMSGVPIGGSIAALVGIPMIPAFGWQSMFLVAVVALVIVVPLGLRYLPETLVSTGSVSKDFKEPAGFGSLLRAPYLGVSMLFALATIATLFAWYGLGTWLPNLMQLAGYNLGSALTFALALNLGAVAGSVITAWAGTRFGPIPTAIAAAAVAAVGLSVLLAGPPVTVVYVALVLAGVGTHGTQCLIIAAVASHYPDHLRGTALGWALGTGRIGAVVAPQVGGLLLAAGLGVNSNFLAFAGAAAIAAVLLAAVGLKIKTKISQGASNV, from the coding sequence ATGAATCACACACTCCCCGCTGCAGCGTCGCAACGGCCTACTGCAGACCTTGGCCACATGGCCCCACGCTTCTCCAAGGGCTCGGCACTCGCCGTGCTGGTCTGCTGGCTGCTGGTGGTCTTCGACGGCTACGACCTCATCGTCTACGGCACCGTGCAGTCCTCCCTGATTTCCGAAACCGGTTGGGGCCTCACCAAGGCAACAGCAGGGACCATCGGATCCATGGCGTTCCTCGGCATGATGATCGGTGCCATCTTCGCGGGTCGCATGGCCGACTCGTGGGGTAGGCGCAAAACCATCCTCGGCTGCGCGATCGCCTTCTCGGTGTTCACGGTCCTCTGCGCCTTGGCACCCAACGCGGCTGTCTTCGGAGCGTTGCGGCTCCTCGCCGGGATCGGACTCGGCGGGTTGGTGCCGTCGGCCAACGCGTTGGTGGCTGAACTGGTCCCGGCCAAGTGGCGCTCCACGATTGCCACACTGATGATGTCCGGCGTCCCGATCGGTGGATCCATCGCCGCGTTGGTGGGCATCCCCATGATTCCTGCCTTCGGGTGGCAGTCCATGTTCCTGGTGGCTGTGGTGGCACTGGTGATCGTGGTGCCGCTGGGGCTGAGGTACCTTCCGGAGACGCTCGTATCCACAGGATCCGTCAGCAAGGACTTCAAAGAGCCCGCCGGCTTCGGCTCCCTGCTCCGCGCACCCTATCTGGGTGTCAGCATGCTCTTCGCCTTGGCTACCATCGCCACGTTGTTCGCCTGGTACGGGTTGGGCACGTGGTTGCCCAACCTCATGCAATTGGCTGGCTACAACCTGGGGTCGGCGCTGACCTTCGCCCTGGCCCTGAACCTCGGCGCAGTCGCCGGCTCGGTCATCACCGCTTGGGCGGGTACACGCTTCGGTCCGATTCCGACGGCGATAGCGGCAGCCGCGGTAGCTGCCGTGGGGCTTTCGGTCCTGTTGGCCGGTCCGCCGGTCACGGTGGTGTACGTCGCCTTGGTGCTTGCCGGCGTCGGAACCCACGGCACGCAGTGCCTCATTATCGCTGCGGTGGCCAGCCACTATCCAGATCACTTGCGGGGGACCGCACTTGGCTGGGCGCTCGGCACCGGGCGCATCGGCGCCGTCGTTGCGCCGCAGGTGGGTGGCCTCCTGCTGGCCGCCGGTCTCGGCGTCAACTCCAACTTCCTCGCGTTCGCCGGCGCCGCCGCCATTGCAGCGGTCCTGTTGGCCGCCGTCGGACTCAAAATCAAAACCAAAATCTCCCAAGGAGCAAGCAATGTCTGA
- a CDS encoding FAD-dependent oxidoreductase: MSEYTMSTDVLVVGGGMAGLAGALALRENGANVTLVERAPEFGEVGAGLQMAPNASRVLKRWGLLEKALEIGVQPKHLVFRDAITGDELTRQSLKGEFEERYGAPYVVIHRSDLHRVLLEGCEAAGVKLVNDVMVDSVETVNGRGIVHTAAGVDYEADVVIGADGLKSTLRPLVATDQPVSSAYVAYRGTVPITAETPATDLEDVVVYLGPDCHLVQYPLRKGELLNTVAVFKSPSFERGEEQYGGVDELQAAYKDCVPAVQAALANLGTGIRWPMYDRDPIENWVAGRMVLMGDAAHPMLQYLAQGACQALEDAAVLQDVSNGTVFTADGVNPDAWDEAIRSFNSVRAARTARVQRTARIWGESWHVSGVARVLRNLLFKSRKDNDFQYNDWLYAGNVDGSPALVAAPSSQTDRIPA, from the coding sequence ATGTCTGAGTACACCATGTCCACCGATGTCCTGGTTGTGGGAGGGGGTATGGCCGGGCTGGCCGGAGCCCTGGCCCTGCGTGAAAACGGCGCCAACGTCACGCTCGTGGAACGGGCACCGGAGTTCGGCGAGGTAGGCGCGGGCTTGCAGATGGCCCCCAATGCCTCCCGGGTCCTGAAACGCTGGGGTTTGCTGGAGAAGGCGCTGGAGATCGGAGTCCAGCCCAAGCACCTGGTGTTCCGCGACGCAATCACGGGCGACGAACTAACGCGCCAGAGCCTGAAGGGCGAGTTTGAGGAGCGCTACGGCGCCCCGTACGTGGTGATCCACCGAAGCGACCTGCACCGCGTGCTGCTCGAAGGATGTGAAGCGGCCGGCGTGAAGCTGGTCAACGACGTCATGGTGGACAGCGTTGAAACCGTGAACGGACGCGGTATTGTCCACACCGCGGCTGGTGTGGACTATGAAGCAGATGTGGTGATCGGTGCTGATGGGCTCAAATCAACACTGCGGCCGCTCGTGGCAACAGACCAGCCCGTTTCCTCCGCTTACGTTGCCTACCGTGGCACGGTGCCCATCACTGCGGAAACCCCCGCCACGGATCTGGAGGACGTTGTTGTCTACCTCGGCCCGGACTGCCACCTGGTGCAGTACCCGCTGCGCAAGGGCGAACTGCTCAATACTGTGGCCGTCTTCAAATCGCCGTCGTTTGAGCGCGGTGAAGAACAGTACGGGGGAGTGGACGAACTCCAGGCCGCCTACAAGGACTGCGTCCCCGCCGTGCAAGCTGCGCTCGCGAACCTCGGCACGGGCATTCGGTGGCCCATGTACGATCGCGATCCGATCGAAAACTGGGTTGCCGGCCGCATGGTCCTGATGGGCGACGCCGCACACCCCATGCTCCAGTACCTGGCGCAGGGCGCCTGCCAGGCCCTCGAAGACGCGGCTGTTCTCCAGGACGTCAGCAACGGTACGGTCTTCACCGCCGACGGCGTCAACCCGGACGCGTGGGACGAGGCCATTCGCTCCTTCAACTCGGTCCGGGCCGCCCGAACCGCCCGCGTCCAGCGCACGGCACGGATCTGGGGAGAGTCCTGGCACGTGTCCGGAGTGGCCCGGGTGCTGCGGAACCTGCTGTTCAAGAGCCGCAAGGACAACGACTTCCAGTACAACGACTGGCTGTACGCCGGCAACGTCGACGGTAGCCCCGCCTTGGTGGCGGCGCCTTCCAGCCAGACTGACCGGATTCCCGCCTGA
- the pyrE gene encoding orotate phosphoribosyltransferase, producing MTSTSTPAADTATARARLLELIKELAVVRGKVILSSGKEADYYIDLRRITLHHEASKLVGQVMLAMIDDAGIPVECAGGLTMGADPVGTAVMHAAADAGRAVDAFVVRKAQKSYGMGRQVEGPSVEGRNVVVLEDTSTTGGSALTAVEGVRKAGGNVVAVAVIVDRNTGAKEKIEAETGVPYLFAFGKDELGLD from the coding sequence ATGACTTCCACCAGTACCCCCGCAGCAGACACTGCAACTGCCCGTGCCCGCCTTCTTGAACTCATCAAAGAGTTGGCGGTGGTCCGCGGAAAAGTGATCCTCTCCAGCGGCAAGGAAGCTGACTACTACATCGACCTCCGCCGCATCACCCTGCATCACGAGGCCTCCAAACTGGTGGGTCAGGTCATGTTGGCAATGATCGACGACGCCGGGATCCCGGTTGAGTGCGCTGGCGGACTCACCATGGGTGCCGATCCCGTAGGTACCGCTGTTATGCACGCCGCCGCCGACGCTGGCCGTGCCGTGGACGCCTTCGTTGTCCGCAAGGCCCAGAAGTCGTACGGCATGGGCCGCCAGGTGGAAGGTCCCTCAGTTGAGGGCCGCAACGTGGTCGTCCTCGAGGACACTTCCACCACCGGCGGGTCCGCACTGACCGCCGTCGAGGGTGTCCGTAAGGCCGGTGGCAATGTAGTGGCCGTCGCCGTGATCGTGGACCGCAACACCGGCGCCAAAGAGAAGATCGAAGCCGAAACCGGCGTGCCCTACCTCTTTGCCTTCGGCAAGGACGAACTGGGCCTCGACTAG
- a CDS encoding alpha/beta hydrolase, whose protein sequence is MDVQVGKLTAPPEVNENLPAQYSRAPGAGPENAGDPGDWARILPQVARIKRSSRRNFLIAAGVSVALAGDMLFTRRVQAERRATKILRVPDSYSDLYFPKASWILFPGYKTSWEEAQWILNSLRPALHQRGRLAAVGYSNLGLDVDEIVRELILHVRELGLEKLYFYGHSFGGMLATQVAARLLELHGVETQLIVLDSSPFSRADVLDQSWFDGVVFLYENGFRVPSVLRGGYELGERVVHKDERTWRQILDQSLEQLSPIAPSSVLIQTESAYIYHFDGLRFAGKIGSAKMAFLGNTKDNTVNYESARAGWSKVFAPNMAMPVLSTEGARPAHASPQWSADVYRPLLERVQNELEPLPPAPEEPSYQEPSGRVIRPA, encoded by the coding sequence GTGGACGTTCAAGTAGGGAAGCTCACGGCACCGCCGGAGGTGAACGAAAACCTCCCGGCGCAGTACTCCCGTGCGCCAGGGGCCGGGCCGGAGAATGCTGGGGATCCGGGCGATTGGGCCCGGATCCTGCCCCAGGTTGCCCGCATTAAACGGTCGTCGCGGCGCAACTTCCTCATCGCTGCCGGGGTTTCGGTGGCGCTGGCCGGGGACATGCTGTTTACGCGGCGCGTTCAGGCCGAGCGGCGAGCCACCAAGATCCTGCGCGTTCCGGACTCCTACTCGGATCTGTACTTCCCGAAGGCCAGCTGGATTCTCTTTCCCGGGTACAAGACCAGCTGGGAGGAGGCCCAGTGGATCCTCAACTCACTGCGCCCTGCGCTGCACCAGCGTGGCCGCCTTGCCGCCGTCGGTTATTCCAACCTGGGCCTGGACGTTGACGAGATCGTCCGCGAACTCATTCTCCACGTGCGCGAGCTCGGGTTGGAGAAGCTGTACTTCTACGGCCACAGTTTTGGTGGGATGCTTGCCACGCAAGTCGCGGCCCGCCTGCTGGAGCTGCACGGTGTTGAGACCCAGCTGATTGTCCTCGATTCCAGTCCCTTCAGCCGCGCCGACGTGCTTGATCAGAGCTGGTTCGACGGCGTGGTGTTCCTTTATGAGAATGGCTTCCGCGTACCCTCCGTGCTCCGTGGCGGCTATGAACTGGGGGAGCGCGTGGTGCACAAGGACGAGCGCACTTGGCGGCAGATCCTGGATCAAAGCCTCGAACAGCTCTCGCCGATTGCTCCCTCCAGCGTGCTGATCCAGACGGAGTCGGCGTACATCTACCACTTCGACGGCCTGCGATTCGCCGGCAAAATCGGTTCGGCCAAAATGGCATTCCTCGGCAACACCAAGGACAACACGGTCAACTACGAGTCCGCACGCGCGGGGTGGAGCAAAGTCTTCGCGCCCAATATGGCGATGCCGGTCCTCAGCACAGAGGGTGCCCGCCCTGCCCATGCGAGCCCGCAATGGAGTGCCGATGTTTACAGGCCCCTGTTGGAGCGGGTCCAGAATGAGCTGGAGCCGTTGCCGCCTGCACCCGAGGAGCCGTCGTACCAGGAACCAAGTGGACGGGTCATCCGGCCGGCATAG
- a CDS encoding tyrosine-protein phosphatase, with translation MAVLNLRPLAGGRILRGSQPFGLDAAATSGFLAEHGIQAIMDLRSELERSLVPWLVPNGSAAPNATTPDGAGESTAVELIHNPLDPNAVAGSLQAVETPEDLGDLYLGWIRVRPEWVADALRPVVEGKRTLVHCSLGKDRTGVVSAIALMAAGASDEAVVKDYTATTRNLPNLLQVMAETWRLHVPSTPAQYFSADLMILQSPEAAIRHFLVGFAREFGDARGFLREGGLTAVEVESLRD, from the coding sequence ATGGCTGTGCTCAATCTCCGTCCTCTGGCCGGCGGCCGGATACTGAGGGGGAGCCAGCCGTTTGGCTTGGATGCCGCAGCGACGTCAGGGTTTCTGGCGGAGCACGGCATCCAAGCCATCATGGACCTGCGCAGCGAGCTTGAGCGTTCCTTGGTTCCGTGGTTGGTTCCGAACGGCTCCGCCGCTCCGAACGCGACCACGCCCGACGGCGCGGGCGAGAGTACCGCCGTCGAGCTCATCCACAACCCCCTGGATCCCAACGCCGTGGCGGGGTCGCTCCAGGCGGTGGAGACTCCGGAGGATTTGGGGGATCTGTATCTGGGCTGGATCCGTGTCCGCCCCGAGTGGGTTGCCGATGCCCTGCGTCCTGTGGTGGAAGGCAAGCGCACGCTGGTTCATTGTTCGCTGGGCAAGGACCGGACAGGAGTGGTTTCTGCGATCGCGCTCATGGCGGCCGGTGCATCGGACGAGGCCGTGGTGAAGGATTACACGGCCACCACCAGGAACCTTCCCAACCTGCTGCAGGTCATGGCCGAGACGTGGCGGCTGCACGTCCCATCCACGCCTGCCCAGTACTTCAGCGCTGACCTTATGATCCTGCAGAGCCCGGAAGCGGCGATCCGGCATTTCCTGGTGGGCTTCGCGCGGGAGTTCGGGGACGCCCGCGGCTTCCTGCGCGAGGGGGGCCTCACCGCCGTCGAGGTTGAATCACTGCGCGACTAA
- a CDS encoding HAD-IIA family hydrolase produces the protein MAEESTPHTSASVYRNGHEIECWLTDMDGVLVHENQAIPGAAELIQRWVDTSKRFLVLTNNSIFTPRDLAARLRASGLEVPEENIWTSALATAQFLKDQVQSSDSGNRAYTIGEAGLTTALHEAGFILTDTEPDFVVLGETRTYSFEAITMAVRHILAGARFIATNPDATGPSKDGPMPATGAIAAMITKATGREPYIVGKPNPMMFRSAMNQIDAHSETTAMIGDRMDTDIVAGMEAGLHTVLVLSGITQREEIVSFPFRPNQILSSVADLKSQI, from the coding sequence ATGGCAGAAGAATCCACGCCCCACACGTCCGCGTCGGTTTACCGGAACGGCCACGAAATCGAATGCTGGCTCACGGACATGGACGGCGTGCTGGTTCATGAAAACCAGGCAATCCCCGGAGCAGCCGAGCTCATCCAGCGCTGGGTGGATACGTCCAAGCGCTTCCTTGTGCTGACCAACAATTCCATCTTCACCCCGCGCGACCTCGCAGCACGGCTCCGGGCCTCCGGACTGGAAGTTCCGGAAGAGAACATCTGGACGTCCGCGCTGGCCACCGCCCAGTTCCTCAAGGACCAGGTCCAGTCCTCTGATTCCGGCAACCGCGCGTACACCATCGGCGAGGCAGGCCTCACCACCGCCCTGCACGAGGCCGGATTCATCCTTACGGACACCGAACCTGACTTCGTGGTACTCGGCGAGACCCGCACGTACTCTTTCGAAGCGATCACCATGGCCGTCCGGCACATCCTGGCTGGCGCCCGTTTCATCGCGACCAACCCTGACGCAACCGGCCCCTCCAAGGACGGCCCCATGCCGGCAACCGGCGCCATAGCAGCAATGATCACCAAGGCCACGGGCCGCGAACCCTACATTGTGGGCAAGCCGAACCCCATGATGTTCCGCTCTGCCATGAACCAGATCGACGCCCACTCGGAGACCACGGCCATGATCGGCGACCGCATGGACACGGACATCGTGGCCGGCATGGAAGCGGGATTGCACACCGTCCTGGTGCTTAGCGGCATCACGCAGCGTGAGGAAATCGTGTCCTTCCCGTTCCGTCCCAACCAGATCCTGAGCTCCGTGGCGGACCTCAAGAGCCAGATCTAA
- a CDS encoding TrmH family RNA methyltransferase produces the protein MTDLPPNTALPTPEVPPADGEAEAKPEVGVGPWEGEWPGGEQWDPDLLRDGDRRNVVDQYRYWKHEAIVADLDSKRHEFHIAIENWQHDLNIGTVVRTANAFLAKEVHIIGRRRWNRRGAMVTDRYQHVRHHPTVEEFVQWAQGEGLAVIGIDIFPDSVPLETYDLPEKCVLVFGQEGPGLTPEVHEAAVATLSIEQFGSTRSMNAASAAAIAMHAWVRRHVFKQPVS, from the coding sequence GTGACTGACCTTCCCCCCAACACAGCCCTGCCCACTCCCGAGGTTCCTCCAGCGGACGGCGAGGCTGAAGCGAAGCCGGAGGTCGGCGTCGGGCCTTGGGAAGGCGAATGGCCGGGAGGCGAGCAGTGGGACCCGGACCTGCTAAGGGACGGTGACCGCCGCAACGTGGTGGACCAGTACCGGTACTGGAAGCACGAGGCGATCGTGGCGGACCTGGATTCCAAGCGGCACGAATTCCACATCGCAATCGAGAACTGGCAGCACGACCTCAACATCGGCACGGTTGTTCGTACCGCCAACGCGTTCCTCGCCAAGGAGGTCCACATCATCGGACGACGCCGGTGGAACCGTCGCGGGGCCATGGTCACTGACCGCTACCAGCACGTCCGCCACCACCCCACTGTTGAGGAATTTGTCCAGTGGGCGCAGGGGGAGGGGCTTGCCGTGATCGGCATCGATATCTTCCCGGATTCCGTGCCGCTGGAGACCTACGACCTCCCGGAGAAGTGCGTCCTGGTGTTCGGGCAGGAAGGCCCGGGCCTTACGCCCGAGGTCCATGAGGCCGCTGTTGCGACGCTTTCCATCGAGCAATTCGGCTCCACGCGTTCCATGAATGCTGCCTCCGCTGCGGCTATCGCGATGCACGCCTGGGTGCGCCGGCACGTGTTCAAGCAGCCCGTCTCGTAG